In a single window of the Flavobacterium sp. W4I14 genome:
- a CDS encoding TonB-linked SusC/RagA family outer membrane protein (product_source=TIGR04056; cath_funfam=2.170.130.10,2.60.40.1120; cleavage_site_network=SignalP-TM; ko=KO:K21573; pfam=PF00593,PF07715,PF13715; superfamily=49464,56935; tigrfam=TIGR04056; transmembrane_helix_parts=Inside_1_16,TMhelix_17_39,Outside_40_1059): MSMKITHLTRLLGPARLWLLLLLLVPMSALPVMAQTVTIKGVVTSADDNSPLPGVTILEKGKQNGMVTGTDGSYSVNVPQDATLVFSSIGFTKQEVKLNGKTVLNIKLQSDVSSLNDVVVIGYGTARKKDLIGSVNVVAAKDAGANTNTSAAQLLIGKAPGVQVLNSNGTPGSNAQIIVRGTGSFTNVEPLYVVDGIQSDANLFNTINPQDIDNITILKDAASTAIYGVAAANGVVIVTTKKAKSGIPQILFDSQVGTSSVRKQLDLLNANDYVNLIKDIAATNNLTPPTKLNTPFVGVDRTDWQKEIFKTALSTQNNASISGGSEKVTYNLSLGYLTQQAIVKDYRLRRLNSRFSLDEKLGRFHFGQSLNIRYTNTNGQTASILNAISYAPYQPIYDPAILGGYSILTNVDDNSNAVNPLQSLGVQSLSSNDLVLYPQVFGEVNIIKGLTFRSQLAGVYGTSTNDSYQIPYITSNNLGFSRQAGRAFNSYSNYTFENYLSYNRIFGKHSISATAGTSYIDAGSSKYLSVLGTGMLNDNVKDIGVAPTITSQANTSGYYTQFGRAISYYGRLVYTFNDRYILSGSIRRDGSSNFGPQSRYGNFPGVGFAWRISEEEFVKSALPFISDAKFRIGWGRTGNNKFGLTTTQVFTFGGSPTGNLIYSLGDNKSFVNGTTVTSIANPLLRWEQTDQTDIGLDLGFLKNKLTLTLDYYNRKSSGLLVGIPVPTSVGIGGLSGFSSTLITNAADAQNKGFEFQLAYADKTSDFNYNVSVNGGYNQNKTLSLGAQSSTPIIGGYFNNLNGITLTQPGSPIGAFYGYAVDHVASTQAEIDALNAATRQKTGNPASLYQDGLLPGDFVFKDLNNDGVLDSKDQKVLGSPIPKFTYGFNAGASYKNFDLNIVISGVQGVQLANSLKFYTENASTGHNASTAILNRWRKPGDIAALPRAGQNVTATGNLRPSDFFVENGSYLRVRNVTLGYTFTKTALNSFSGNVLSRLRVYVAAQNLFTITKYTGYDPEISTQTNGGVNGGASDYIFNRGIDDGQIPQPRTFLAGIQVGF, from the coding sequence ATGAGCATGAAAATTACCCATTTAACAAGGCTGCTAGGGCCAGCCAGATTATGGCTCTTACTGCTGTTGCTTGTGCCGATGAGTGCATTGCCCGTTATGGCACAAACAGTCACCATTAAAGGAGTTGTAACATCAGCCGATGATAACAGTCCGCTTCCCGGAGTTACTATATTGGAAAAAGGAAAGCAGAATGGTATGGTTACTGGTACCGATGGTTCTTATTCAGTGAATGTACCACAGGATGCTACGCTCGTATTTTCTTCTATAGGATTCACAAAGCAGGAAGTTAAATTAAACGGAAAAACAGTACTGAACATAAAACTGCAGAGTGATGTAAGTTCCCTTAATGATGTTGTGGTAATAGGTTATGGAACGGCCAGAAAAAAGGATCTGATAGGTTCGGTAAATGTTGTGGCCGCGAAGGATGCAGGCGCTAACACCAATACCAGTGCCGCACAGCTCCTTATCGGTAAGGCCCCTGGTGTACAGGTATTAAATTCAAATGGTACCCCGGGATCAAATGCCCAGATCATTGTACGCGGTACGGGCTCGTTTACCAATGTGGAACCATTGTATGTTGTTGACGGCATACAGAGCGATGCCAATCTTTTTAATACCATCAACCCACAGGACATTGATAATATTACCATTTTAAAAGATGCGGCCTCAACTGCCATCTATGGTGTTGCTGCCGCTAATGGTGTGGTTATCGTTACCACTAAAAAGGCTAAAAGCGGTATCCCGCAGATATTATTTGACTCGCAGGTTGGTACTTCATCGGTGCGCAAACAACTTGACCTGCTTAATGCAAACGACTATGTCAATCTTATAAAAGATATAGCCGCTACCAATAACCTTACGCCTCCGACCAAACTAAATACTCCTTTTGTAGGTGTTGACCGTACCGATTGGCAAAAAGAAATATTTAAAACAGCTTTATCTACCCAAAACAATGCAAGTATAAGCGGTGGCAGCGAAAAGGTGACCTATAATCTCTCACTAGGTTATTTAACCCAACAGGCTATTGTTAAAGATTACCGTTTAAGAAGATTAAACAGCCGTTTTTCTCTAGATGAGAAACTAGGGCGTTTTCATTTTGGCCAAAGCCTTAATATCCGTTATACCAACACTAACGGACAGACAGCGAGCATATTAAACGCCATCAGCTATGCACCTTATCAGCCAATATACGACCCTGCTATTTTGGGTGGCTACTCTATCCTTACCAATGTTGATGACAACAGTAACGCCGTAAATCCATTACAGAGCTTAGGCGTTCAAAGCTTATCAAGCAATGATCTGGTATTGTATCCGCAGGTTTTTGGCGAAGTAAATATTATTAAAGGTTTAACTTTTAGGTCGCAGCTAGCGGGTGTATACGGCACTTCGACAAACGATTCATACCAGATACCTTATATTACATCCAACAACCTGGGTTTCAGCAGGCAGGCAGGGCGTGCATTTAACAGTTATTCCAATTATACTTTTGAAAACTACCTGTCGTACAACCGTATTTTTGGCAAACACAGTATATCGGCAACCGCAGGTACCAGTTATATTGATGCCGGATCGAGCAAATACCTGAGTGTATTGGGTACCGGAATGTTGAATGACAATGTGAAAGATATAGGTGTAGCGCCAACCATCACCAGTCAGGCCAACACATCCGGTTATTATACACAGTTTGGCCGGGCTATCTCTTATTATGGCCGCTTGGTATATACCTTTAACGATCGCTATATCTTATCCGGAAGTATCCGCCGCGACGGATCCTCAAACTTTGGCCCTCAAAGCCGTTATGGTAACTTTCCGGGAGTTGGCTTTGCATGGCGTATCAGCGAAGAAGAATTTGTCAAATCGGCACTTCCGTTTATCAGCGATGCAAAATTTCGCATAGGCTGGGGCCGTACAGGTAATAATAAGTTTGGTTTAACCACAACACAGGTATTTACTTTTGGCGGTTCGCCGACCGGCAACCTGATTTATTCACTGGGGGATAACAAAAGTTTTGTAAACGGAACTACGGTAACTTCCATTGCAAACCCACTGTTGAGATGGGAACAGACAGACCAGACCGATATCGGGCTTGATCTGGGCTTCCTGAAAAACAAACTTACCCTTACTCTTGATTACTATAACCGAAAAAGCAGTGGTTTGCTAGTGGGAATTCCGGTGCCAACCAGCGTAGGCATTGGCGGATTAAGCGGATTCAGCAGTACCTTAATTACCAATGCTGCAGATGCTCAAAATAAAGGTTTCGAATTTCAGTTGGCCTATGCTGATAAAACCAGTGACTTTAACTACAATGTAAGTGTAAATGGAGGTTATAACCAAAATAAAACATTATCACTGGGTGCACAATCGTCAACCCCTATAATTGGAGGATACTTTAATAATTTAAATGGTATTACATTAACACAGCCAGGTTCGCCTATTGGCGCTTTTTATGGTTATGCGGTTGATCATGTAGCAAGCACACAAGCAGAAATTGATGCATTAAATGCAGCTACCAGACAAAAAACTGGAAATCCCGCCAGTCTATATCAGGATGGATTATTGCCAGGAGATTTTGTATTTAAAGATCTTAACAACGATGGTGTTTTGGATAGTAAGGATCAGAAGGTACTGGGCAGTCCAATTCCTAAGTTTACATACGGTTTTAATGCCGGGGCATCTTATAAAAACTTCGACCTAAATATCGTCATCTCGGGTGTTCAGGGTGTTCAATTGGCCAACTCACTTAAATTTTACACCGAAAATGCCTCAACCGGGCATAATGCTTCTACCGCCATTTTAAACAGGTGGAGAAAACCGGGTGATATTGCCGCTTTGCCAAGGGCAGGCCAAAATGTTACGGCAACAGGGAATTTGAGGCCTTCTGATTTTTTTGTTGAGAATGGATCATACCTGCGGGTACGTAACGTAACCTTGGGTTATACTTTTACAAAAACGGCATTAAATTCTTTCTCGGGTAATGTATTAAGCAGGTTACGGGTTTACGTAGCGGCTCAAAATTTATTTACCATAACAAAATATACTGGATATGACCCCGAAATAAGCACCCAAACCAATGGAGGTGTTAATGGAGGGGCCAGCGATTATATATTTAACCGGGGCATTGATGATGGGCAGATACCACAGCCACGTACATTTTTGGCGGGCATACAAGTTGGATTTTAA
- a CDS encoding hypothetical protein (product_source=Hypo-rule applied; ko=KO:K21572; pfam=PF07980,PF14322; superfamily=48452; transmembrane_helix_parts=Inside_1_12,TMhelix_13_28,Outside_29_540) yields MMKNIKDIMMKKYIKYLIVVVLMIATGGCKKDLDLQSKSAYTYDTYFTSDAAINQAVIASYATLLHSGLWAREWYYIFDLLGYDAKNAQPLQGDLLALAQYNFASNQPQLEAMWSSLYRMVMRSNVVIDRAQAWAPANATEQANQKQYIAEAKFLRAYAYFNLVNLYGRVPLRKAYIPLPTAEEINLPRAAVADVWAFIEQDLKDAQADLPISYAAASFGRTTRGAAVALLGKSYLYEKKWGDAVTELTKLTQAPYSYALTPVYNNLFDDPNQNNTALNKETIFQVMNQAWTDWGIGNQYAPFGGQETWGGKASHSARAQEYGFNDWNNVFITTTAVKAFTYTNPQTNATYVDPRAAYTFYGDAASGGQTQYCQQCATGPVAFPYASAGYKYLKYEYYNKVASFGGPQSGINGQVIRYADVLLMLAEAYIQQGNTGSQPLALINQVRSRPSVNAPLYISLGSQSQAMTILMRERQLELTGEQSRYFDLIRWGIAKQTINSQRQIEDGTQPFQDKNVLFPIPLSEKNANPNVGKDIGSDWN; encoded by the coding sequence ATGATGAAAAATATTAAAGATATAATGATGAAAAAATATATAAAATATCTGATTGTTGTAGTTTTAATGATTGCAACCGGGGGATGTAAGAAGGATTTGGATTTACAGAGTAAAAGCGCATATACCTATGACACTTATTTCACAAGTGATGCAGCCATAAATCAAGCCGTGATAGCCAGCTACGCCACTTTATTGCATTCTGGTTTGTGGGCTCGCGAATGGTATTATATTTTTGATCTGCTGGGATATGATGCCAAAAATGCCCAACCACTCCAAGGGGATCTATTGGCCCTGGCACAATATAATTTTGCTTCGAACCAACCGCAGTTAGAAGCCATGTGGTCTTCACTATACCGAATGGTAATGCGGTCAAACGTTGTGATTGACCGTGCTCAGGCATGGGCTCCTGCCAATGCAACCGAACAGGCAAATCAAAAGCAATATATTGCAGAGGCTAAATTTTTGAGGGCTTATGCTTACTTCAATCTAGTTAACCTGTACGGACGTGTACCCTTGCGCAAAGCATATATCCCCCTGCCAACAGCAGAAGAAATTAATCTGCCCCGCGCAGCTGTAGCAGATGTATGGGCTTTTATTGAACAGGATTTAAAAGACGCACAAGCTGACCTTCCTATTTCATATGCTGCAGCCAGTTTTGGACGTACTACACGGGGGGCTGCGGTTGCTTTGCTTGGTAAATCATACCTGTACGAAAAAAAATGGGGAGATGCTGTTACTGAATTGACCAAACTGACCCAGGCTCCATATAGCTATGCGCTCACGCCCGTATATAACAACCTGTTTGATGATCCGAATCAGAATAATACAGCCCTTAATAAGGAAACCATTTTCCAGGTCATGAACCAGGCCTGGACCGATTGGGGTATCGGTAACCAGTATGCTCCGTTTGGCGGTCAGGAAACATGGGGTGGGAAAGCAAGCCACTCTGCCCGCGCACAGGAATATGGCTTTAACGATTGGAATAATGTGTTTATTACCACTACGGCTGTCAAAGCTTTTACCTACACTAACCCACAAACCAATGCCACTTACGTTGATCCACGTGCAGCTTATACTTTTTATGGAGATGCTGCAAGCGGGGGGCAAACTCAATATTGCCAGCAATGCGCAACAGGGCCAGTAGCCTTTCCCTATGCTTCAGCCGGATACAAATATTTAAAATATGAGTATTATAATAAAGTAGCAAGCTTTGGTGGTCCGCAAAGCGGTATCAACGGGCAGGTGATCCGTTACGCAGATGTATTGCTGATGCTTGCTGAGGCTTATATACAACAGGGTAATACCGGATCACAGCCATTGGCACTGATTAACCAGGTACGCAGCAGGCCGAGCGTTAATGCGCCGCTTTATATCAGTTTGGGCAGCCAATCTCAAGCCATGACCATTTTGATGCGCGAAAGACAATTGGAACTGACCGGCGAACAGTCCCGTTATTTTGATCTGATACGCTGGGGCATAGCTAAGCAGACCATTAATTCGCAAAGGCAGATAGAAGATGGTACCCAACCTTTTCAGGATAAAAATGTTTTATTTCCTATCCCATTATCTGAAAAAAATGCGAACCCCAATGTTGGTAAGGATATCGGTAGTGATTGGAATTAA
- a CDS encoding DNA-binding MarR family transcriptional regulator (product_source=COG1846; cath_funfam=1.10.10.10; cog=COG1846; pfam=PF13463; superfamily=46785) — MKPLVELITAWQAFADAHRDADVESFCYDYLSNKNQKDGPDPEMDILLSKLIGKSGSLIKTYLKLTLRQIPEMEMEWFYILDTLTDHKEIRKTEVISFRLLLEPTTGIDILNRMLKSGLISERVDPADKRARLIKPTDKGIEIYKKVNSLFNQVISLLFTSLNKEQKTTLILALGKLTNEHYEKIVENKTQAIGEIETFIKTQLSNLN, encoded by the coding sequence ATGAAACCTTTAGTAGAACTAATTACCGCCTGGCAGGCTTTTGCTGATGCACATCGCGACGCAGATGTTGAAAGTTTCTGTTACGATTACCTATCAAATAAAAATCAGAAAGATGGTCCTGATCCCGAAATGGATATTTTGCTTTCAAAACTGATAGGCAAATCGGGCAGTCTGATTAAAACCTACCTTAAACTGACATTAAGGCAGATCCCGGAAATGGAGATGGAGTGGTTTTATATCTTAGATACGCTGACTGACCATAAGGAGATCAGGAAAACAGAGGTGATCAGTTTTCGCCTCCTATTGGAACCCACAACAGGTATAGATATTTTGAATCGGATGCTTAAATCCGGACTGATCAGTGAACGCGTTGACCCGGCAGATAAAAGAGCACGTTTAATAAAACCGACAGATAAGGGTATTGAAATCTATAAAAAGGTAAATAGCTTATTTAATCAGGTTATCTCATTATTGTTTACATCCCTGAACAAAGAACAAAAAACAACATTAATACTCGCATTGGGTAAACTGACCAATGAGCATTATGAAAAGATTGTAGAAAATAAAACACAGGCAATAGGCGAGATTGAAACCTTTATAAAAACTCAATTAAGTAACCTAAACTGA
- a CDS encoding hypothetical protein (product_source=COG3795; cath_funfam=3.30.70.1060; cog=COG3795; pfam=PF03795; superfamily=54909) has protein sequence MKDYIILFREPDGRMDEHSDEDLQVHQQHWSEWLTRLKAEGRLVGGSSLTLEGRLITGDGTTITLATHKVGAEIVGGFILLKANNLDEAAEIASSCPIYESDGYSEVREFKN, from the coding sequence ATGAAAGATTATATCATTTTATTCAGAGAGCCCGATGGGAGAATGGATGAACATTCGGACGAAGATCTACAGGTACATCAGCAGCACTGGAGTGAGTGGCTAACCCGGTTAAAAGCTGAAGGCCGTTTAGTTGGGGGGAGTTCTTTAACACTGGAAGGTAGACTCATCACGGGTGATGGCACAACAATCACCCTAGCAACCCATAAAGTGGGGGCAGAGATCGTAGGTGGATTTATATTATTAAAGGCAAATAACCTGGATGAGGCGGCAGAGATCGCATCGTCATGCCCAATCTATGAATCTGACGGTTATTCGGAAGTCCGCGAGTTTAAAAATTAA
- a CDS encoding CRP-like cAMP-binding protein (product_source=COG0664; cath_funfam=2.60.120.10; cog=COG0664; ko=KO:K21562; pfam=PF00027; smart=SM00100; superfamily=51206), translating into MHGQLLSLITKSLQLSNQDRDLCMRYFEPVRYPKNRIIEEEGKVPGHLYFVVSGFARLFHYNDKGDEVTTHINCPPGFITSYADFTNQKKSDENLECITECELLRISKADLDQLIQQSPTFKDFSFLVFQQSLSYN; encoded by the coding sequence ATGCACGGTCAACTTTTAAGCCTTATTACAAAAAGCCTACAACTTTCTAACCAGGATAGAGATTTGTGCATGCGGTACTTTGAACCCGTGAGATATCCGAAAAACCGGATAATTGAAGAAGAAGGGAAGGTACCGGGGCATCTATATTTTGTGGTTTCGGGTTTTGCGAGGTTATTCCATTACAATGATAAGGGCGATGAGGTTACAACGCATATAAACTGTCCGCCTGGTTTCATTACCTCCTATGCTGATTTTACGAACCAGAAAAAGTCTGATGAAAACCTGGAATGTATTACCGAATGTGAACTTTTGCGCATCAGTAAAGCAGATCTTGATCAGCTTATACAACAGAGCCCTACTTTTAAGGATTTTAGCTTTTTGGTATTTCAACAATCCTTATCCTATAATTAA
- a CDS encoding dihydroflavonol-4-reductase (product_source=KO:K00091; cath_funfam=3.40.50.720; cog=COG0451; ko=KO:K00091; pfam=PF01370; superfamily=51735) has product MTNKKLVLVSGANGHLGNNLVRLLIEKGIPVRASVRNIKSKECFKDLNCEVIQADITDKASFKRALQDVDTFFAVGAAFKLWAKNPKKEIYDVNMLGTRNTIEAAAEAGVKRIVYVSSIAALDYTNLPTKESNGYNSDRRDMYYNSKNDGEKLAFDLGREFGIELVSVMPGAMIGGEAFLPLNVSYNVLKLILNKQIPMDTRITLNWVDVKDVAEGCYRAALKGRSGERYILANEKSLTITDTTKLAQKLYPELKIKVPGTVPKLILYAIAGFMELSAKIIGKPPLLTTKDIAMFSGLQQDFDISKSRNELGFNPKDGQQAVKEALAYLMKHRGLI; this is encoded by the coding sequence ATGACAAATAAAAAACTAGTACTGGTATCTGGTGCCAATGGGCATTTAGGCAACAACCTTGTAAGACTGTTGATCGAAAAAGGGATCCCGGTAAGGGCGTCAGTCCGTAATATCAAAAGCAAAGAATGTTTCAAAGATCTGAACTGCGAGGTTATTCAGGCAGATATAACGGATAAAGCTTCCTTTAAGCGCGCACTGCAGGATGTTGATACTTTTTTTGCAGTGGGTGCCGCCTTCAAGCTGTGGGCTAAAAACCCCAAGAAAGAAATCTATGATGTGAATATGCTGGGCACCCGTAATACGATAGAAGCAGCTGCAGAGGCAGGCGTAAAAAGAATCGTTTATGTGAGTTCCATCGCTGCACTGGATTATACCAACCTTCCGACAAAAGAAAGCAACGGATACAATTCAGACCGAAGGGATATGTACTACAATTCAAAGAATGACGGTGAAAAACTGGCTTTTGATCTGGGAAGAGAATTCGGTATAGAATTGGTATCGGTTATGCCCGGAGCAATGATAGGAGGTGAAGCGTTTCTTCCACTAAATGTTTCCTATAATGTGCTAAAACTGATTCTTAACAAGCAGATTCCCATGGATACCAGGATTACCCTGAACTGGGTAGATGTTAAAGATGTAGCAGAAGGCTGTTACCGTGCTGCACTGAAAGGCCGGTCTGGCGAGCGTTATATCCTTGCCAACGAGAAAAGTCTGACCATTACCGATACAACTAAATTGGCACAAAAACTTTATCCTGAATTGAAGATCAAAGTGCCTGGAACTGTGCCAAAGCTTATTTTGTATGCTATTGCAGGTTTTATGGAGCTTTCAGCTAAAATAATTGGAAAACCTCCACTGCTCACTACTAAAGATATTGCTATGTTTTCAGGATTGCAGCAGGATTTTGATATTTCAAAGTCAAGAAACGAATTAGGATTTAATCCGAAAGATGGTCAACAGGCAGTAAAGGAAGCATTGGCTTACCTGATGAAACATAGAGGGTTGATTTAA
- a CDS encoding glucokinase (product_source=KO:K00845; cath_funfam=3.30.420.40; cog=COG1940; ko=KO:K00845; pfam=PF00480; superfamily=53067), with the protein MNKKTKPLMIGVDIGGSHITAAIIDFTSHSVIDHSRVRSHVNTYGTKEDILASWISVLKNIIGNHSPDEILLGIAMPGPFDYVNGISLIKNMNKYESLYLTDIKTVLIEQLELLPENIIFRNDAEAFLHGEVNGGNALGFNRAIGITLGTGLGSAVSIAGKTTDANLGISSFKQGIAEDYISTRWFVKRYEELSGKKVKDTKALVDLSESDPTVPVIFNDFARSLADFLFPFIKAHDAEVVIIGGNIAKAHPLFLNKTQNALLQQGIRAELRITALWEDAAMLGAAYSHATGILAS; encoded by the coding sequence ATGAATAAAAAAACAAAGCCACTTATGATAGGTGTTGATATCGGTGGCTCACATATTACAGCTGCAATCATTGATTTCACGTCACATTCAGTGATAGATCACTCCCGTGTGCGTAGTCATGTTAATACATATGGCACAAAGGAAGATATATTAGCATCATGGATCAGTGTACTTAAAAATATTATCGGGAACCATTCCCCAGACGAAATACTTTTAGGGATTGCCATGCCTGGCCCCTTCGATTATGTAAATGGGATATCGTTGATCAAGAATATGAATAAATATGAATCCCTGTATCTTACGGATATTAAGACTGTTTTGATCGAGCAGCTGGAGCTGTTGCCAGAGAATATTATTTTTAGAAATGATGCAGAGGCTTTTCTCCATGGAGAAGTTAACGGCGGCAATGCTTTGGGATTCAACAGGGCAATTGGGATCACATTGGGTACCGGCCTGGGATCTGCTGTGAGTATTGCGGGGAAAACCACCGATGCAAACCTCGGGATCAGTTCATTTAAGCAGGGGATAGCAGAGGATTATATTTCTACCAGGTGGTTTGTGAAACGTTACGAAGAACTCTCGGGAAAGAAAGTAAAAGATACAAAAGCGCTTGTCGATCTATCTGAAAGTGATCCTACTGTGCCTGTAATTTTTAATGATTTTGCCAGAAGCCTAGCAGACTTTCTTTTCCCTTTTATTAAGGCGCACGATGCAGAAGTGGTCATTATTGGAGGAAATATTGCCAAAGCACACCCTTTGTTTCTGAACAAGACCCAGAATGCACTCCTTCAGCAGGGAATTCGGGCCGAATTGAGGATAACCGCATTATGGGAAGACGCTGCAATGCTTGGTGCTGCTTACTCACATGCGACGGGAATTTTGGCTTCATAA
- a CDS encoding unsaturated chondroitin disaccharide hydrolase (product_source=KO:K18581; cath_funfam=1.50.10.10; cleavage_site_network=SignalP-noTM; ko=KO:K18581; pfam=PF07470; superfamily=48208): protein MRYTAFAIITLLFFFGRTASAQINAARQLAYCTEQVKKTLRIIPHHGDNIPRSIVPGSSEWKFVGYKDWCSGFWPGILWYSYEATKSKTFLAEAEVFSSALIPLSQQPAFDHDLGFQIFNSYGNGYRLTKNPKYKEIILKTADTLATLFNPKVGTILSWPREVPGMQWPQHNTIIDNMINLEMLFWASKNGGEKRLYDIAFSHAEVTMKNHFRPDYSAYHAVIYDRETGKKIKGLTHQGYSDNSMWARGQSWAIYGYTMCFRETGNAAFLEFAQKVSDVYLAKLPADGIPYWDFNDPSIPTAPKDASAAAVVASALLELSTFVKDKAKSQKYRKAAVLMLTSLSSSAYQSRNKNSAFLLHSTGHKPNGSEIDTSIIYADYYYIEALLRLEKLQKGMKLN from the coding sequence ATGAGATATACAGCTTTTGCTATAATTACCTTGCTATTTTTTTTCGGCAGAACTGCTTCTGCGCAGATTAATGCGGCCAGGCAGTTGGCTTACTGTACCGAACAGGTAAAAAAAACATTGAGAATTATTCCTCATCATGGAGACAATATTCCAAGGAGTATTGTTCCTGGTTCATCTGAATGGAAGTTTGTAGGGTATAAGGACTGGTGCAGTGGTTTTTGGCCTGGAATACTGTGGTATAGCTATGAAGCAACAAAATCAAAAACGTTTCTTGCCGAGGCAGAGGTTTTTTCATCAGCACTTATACCCCTTTCGCAGCAGCCGGCTTTCGATCATGACCTGGGCTTCCAGATATTTAACAGTTATGGGAACGGATATAGGCTTACCAAAAACCCTAAATATAAAGAGATTATACTCAAAACAGCAGATACCCTGGCCACCCTGTTTAACCCAAAGGTGGGAACGATCCTGTCATGGCCGAGGGAAGTTCCGGGAATGCAATGGCCACAGCATAATACCATTATTGATAACATGATTAATCTGGAAATGCTTTTTTGGGCATCCAAGAACGGGGGGGAGAAAAGATTATATGATATCGCTTTTTCTCATGCCGAGGTAACCATGAAGAATCATTTCAGACCTGATTATTCTGCATACCATGCGGTAATTTATGACCGGGAGACAGGAAAAAAAATTAAAGGACTAACCCACCAGGGATATTCCGATAACTCCATGTGGGCACGTGGCCAGTCGTGGGCCATTTATGGATATACCATGTGCTTTCGCGAGACAGGTAATGCTGCATTTCTTGAATTTGCCCAAAAGGTAAGCGACGTTTATCTGGCAAAATTGCCTGCAGATGGAATTCCTTATTGGGATTTTAACGATCCTTCTATTCCCACTGCCCCAAAAGATGCATCTGCAGCAGCAGTGGTTGCATCAGCGCTTTTGGAGCTTTCTACTTTTGTTAAGGACAAGGCGAAATCACAAAAATACAGGAAAGCTGCAGTACTCATGCTGACTTCCCTTTCTTCATCAGCATACCAGAGCAGAAATAAGAATTCAGCCTTTCTATTACATTCAACAGGGCATAAGCCCAATGGCTCTGAAATTGATACATCGATCATATACGCAGATTATTATTATATAGAAGCGCTGTTGAGACTGGAAAAACTTCAAAAAGGAATGAAACTAAATTAA